Proteins from a single region of Bogoriella caseilytica:
- a CDS encoding DedA family protein: MELLSTVSQALSSIESAVLDLGASPWLVVAVFALCLLDGVFPPFPAESIVISVTVVAVAGDLPMIYLVLLLVASTMGAICGDNISYGIGTKIPIERLRIFRAGRGERALKKIRRQMARRGTLLIMTGRFIPGGRVAVNMTSGAVAYPWRRFLIVDAIAAFVWAAYLVGMGIAAANIIADYPLLAVTIGVAGGVVVGFAVDKLLHRVFDRFFPQLPDPEEEMEIDEDGASTARQHAGASAE, translated from the coding sequence ATGGAGCTGCTGTCGACCGTCAGCCAGGCTCTCAGCAGCATCGAGTCGGCAGTGCTCGATCTCGGGGCCTCACCCTGGCTGGTCGTGGCCGTCTTCGCGCTCTGTCTCCTCGATGGCGTCTTCCCTCCCTTTCCGGCGGAATCCATCGTCATCTCGGTGACCGTGGTGGCGGTCGCCGGCGATCTGCCGATGATCTACCTGGTGCTCCTGCTGGTGGCCTCCACGATGGGGGCGATCTGCGGCGACAACATCTCCTATGGCATCGGCACCAAGATTCCCATCGAGAGGCTCCGGATCTTCCGGGCCGGGCGCGGGGAGCGCGCACTGAAGAAGATCCGCCGGCAGATGGCCCGGCGCGGCACGCTGCTGATCATGACCGGCCGCTTCATCCCCGGGGGCCGCGTGGCGGTGAACATGACCTCCGGTGCCGTGGCCTATCCCTGGCGCCGCTTCCTCATCGTCGACGCGATCGCGGCTTTCGTCTGGGCCGCCTACCTCGTGGGGATGGGGATCGCCGCGGCGAACATCATCGCCGACTACCCGCTGCTCGCGGTGACCATCGGGGTCGCCGGCGGCGTCGTGGTGGGCTTCGCCGTGGACAAGCTGCTGCACCGCGTCTTCGACCGTTTCTTCCCGCAGCTGCCCGACCCGGAGGAGGAGATGGAGATCGACGAGGACGGTGCCAGCACAGCGCGCCAACACGCCGGCGCCAGCGCCGAATAG
- the glmM gene encoding phosphoglucosamine mutase, with translation MARLFGTDGVRGLANRDITAELALDLGASAAHTLTARQHGGVAERRPRAVVGRDTRISGEFLSAAVCAGLASAGVDVTDVGVLPTPGVAHLTASTDVDLGVVVSASHNAMPDNGIKFFARGGFKLADAIEDEIAAGMGAPWERPTGAAVGSIATDAAIADRSYIDHLVSATDQPLAGLRIALDCANGAASEVAPLALREAGADVVVINASPDGRNINEKCGSTHPEQLQAVTVASEAALGVAYDGDADRCVAVDHTGALVDGDQIMGLLATAMKEAGELPQDTLVVTTMSNLGLLIAMREAGIATVQTGVGDRYVLEAMREGGFGLGGEQSGHIINASYATTGDGVLTSLLLAARVVATGSSLAELASVVTRLPQVLVNVPGVDKTRSSTDGGVAEAVREAEARLGDHGRVLLRPSGTEPLVRVMVEAATQDEAAAVAHALAETVKDRLSL, from the coding sequence ATGGCACGGTTGTTCGGCACCGACGGAGTGCGCGGGCTTGCGAATCGCGACATCACCGCGGAGCTCGCACTGGACCTGGGCGCGTCGGCGGCGCACACCCTGACTGCCCGGCAGCACGGCGGCGTCGCCGAGCGCCGGCCTCGTGCGGTGGTCGGCCGCGACACCCGGATCTCCGGGGAGTTCCTCTCGGCGGCCGTGTGTGCCGGCCTGGCCAGCGCCGGGGTGGATGTCACCGATGTGGGCGTGCTGCCCACCCCGGGTGTGGCGCACCTGACGGCAAGCACCGACGTCGACCTCGGCGTCGTGGTCTCCGCCTCGCACAACGCCATGCCGGACAACGGCATCAAGTTCTTCGCACGCGGGGGCTTCAAGCTTGCCGACGCCATCGAGGACGAGATCGCTGCCGGCATGGGTGCGCCCTGGGAGCGGCCCACCGGCGCGGCGGTGGGCAGTATCGCCACCGATGCTGCGATTGCCGACCGCAGCTACATCGACCACCTGGTCTCCGCCACCGACCAGCCTCTGGCCGGGCTCCGGATCGCGCTGGACTGCGCCAACGGCGCCGCCTCGGAGGTTGCGCCGCTGGCTCTGCGGGAGGCCGGGGCGGATGTGGTGGTCATCAACGCCTCGCCTGATGGCCGCAACATCAACGAGAAGTGCGGATCCACCCACCCGGAGCAGCTACAAGCCGTCACGGTTGCCTCCGAGGCCGCTCTGGGAGTGGCCTATGACGGCGACGCCGATCGCTGTGTGGCCGTGGATCACACCGGTGCCCTGGTCGACGGCGACCAGATCATGGGCTTGCTCGCCACCGCCATGAAAGAGGCGGGGGAGCTCCCGCAGGACACCCTGGTCGTGACCACCATGTCGAACCTCGGCCTGCTGATCGCCATGCGTGAGGCCGGAATCGCCACCGTGCAGACCGGCGTGGGTGACCGCTACGTCCTCGAGGCGATGCGGGAGGGCGGTTTCGGCCTGGGCGGTGAGCAGTCGGGCCACATCATCAACGCCAGCTACGCCACCACCGGCGACGGTGTGCTGACCTCGCTGCTGCTCGCCGCGCGGGTGGTCGCCACCGGTTCCTCCCTGGCCGAGCTCGCCTCCGTGGTCACCCGGCTGCCGCAGGTGCTGGTCAATGTGCCCGGCGTGGACAAGACCCGCTCCAGTACCGACGGGGGAGTGGCCGAGGCCGTGCGCGAGGCCGAAGCGCGACTGGGGGATCATGGTCGGGTGCTCTTGCGGCCCTCGGGCACCGAGCCGCTGGTGCGGGTCATGGTCGAGGCCGCCACGCAGGACGAAGCCGCAGCTGTGGCTCACGCACTGGCCGAGACGGTCAAGGATCGCCTCTCCCTCTAG